A genomic segment from Dethiosulfovibrio russensis encodes:
- the rodA gene encoding rod shape-determining protein RodA yields MSEERAYSFSKSLKGLDLALLFCIVVLYFIGVIFIYSAASGINVSGIGFARRQMIWGAVSTLAFGVVLKIGYRRFLSWGYWIYGGILCCLLLVLLTGVVAKGAQSWFSFGGLRLQPSELGKISLALLLAKLSVYGKLETLSGFMRVWALSGCSLVLVLLQPDLGSSLVYATMIFAALWASGCRKRHFFSLIGLGLAMLPVGWHLLKEYQKQRLMVFVDPSLDPLGAGYNVIQSRIAVGSGSIWGKGFLQGTQSKLRFLPEPHTDFIFSVFSEECGFIGGVIVLAIFSLLFWRTISIAIKTKDKQAKVMIAALTAWIWFQVFECVGMSMGLLPVTGLPLPLLSYGGSALVATSAALGLIASVGMTDEMERQTFER; encoded by the coding sequence ATGTCTGAGGAAAGGGCATACTCCTTCAGTAAATCGTTGAAGGGACTCGACCTTGCGTTGCTTTTCTGCATCGTAGTTCTTTATTTTATAGGGGTTATCTTCATATACAGTGCAGCGTCGGGGATAAACGTCAGTGGAATTGGTTTCGCCCGTCGCCAGATGATATGGGGAGCCGTCTCGACACTGGCTTTCGGAGTGGTTCTGAAAATCGGCTACAGGCGTTTCTTAAGTTGGGGGTATTGGATATACGGTGGAATTCTCTGTTGCCTCTTGCTAGTCCTGCTGACCGGAGTCGTGGCCAAGGGAGCTCAATCCTGGTTTTCCTTCGGTGGACTTCGGCTGCAGCCATCCGAACTGGGTAAGATATCCCTGGCTTTATTGTTGGCCAAGCTTTCGGTATACGGCAAATTGGAGACCCTTTCAGGGTTTATGAGGGTGTGGGCACTGTCCGGGTGCAGTCTGGTATTGGTCCTGCTCCAGCCGGATCTGGGAAGTTCTTTGGTCTATGCGACCATGATCTTCGCCGCTTTATGGGCATCGGGGTGCCGTAAACGCCATTTCTTTTCCCTGATAGGTCTAGGATTGGCCATGCTTCCAGTGGGGTGGCATTTACTTAAGGAATATCAGAAACAGAGGTTGATGGTATTCGTGGATCCATCCCTCGACCCGCTAGGGGCGGGATATAACGTCATACAGTCCAGGATTGCCGTCGGGTCTGGATCGATCTGGGGTAAGGGATTTCTTCAAGGTACCCAGAGCAAGCTTCGTTTTTTGCCTGAGCCTCACACGGATTTTATCTTTAGCGTTTTTTCCGAGGAATGTGGCTTCATCGGAGGGGTTATCGTCCTAGCTATTTTTTCGTTGCTTTTCTGGAGAACGATCTCCATCGCGATCAAGACCAAGGATAAGCAGGCTAAAGTTATGATAGCCGCCTTGACCGCATGGATATGGTTTCAGGTCTTCGAATGTGTCGGGATGAGCATGGGGCTTCTTCCCGTGACGGGGCTTCCTCTTCCTCTTTTGAGTTACGGAGGTAGCGCCTTGGTCGCCACATCCGCTGCCTTGGGACTGATAGCGAGCGTCGGTATGACCGACGAGATGGAGCGTCAGACTTTTGAGAGGTAA
- a CDS encoding TIGR03960 family B12-binding radical SAM protein: MFFDEWNDRRWEAMASVKRPSRYAGGEWGDISPKVDPSYRICLCFPDVYEVGMSYLGYQLLYSMIKGLDRIDVERAYCPWIDMEKEMRSRNIPLGSLESDRPLSDFDALGFTLQYELSFTNILTMLDLGGIPLKACDRDDDVPLVIAGGPGALAPGPISEFFDLICLGDGEEMLPSLLESLAESSGMSRDERIRMASDIPGVYAPSSIDWTYGEYGAVPLRAERPFSRVISSDMESICPDSAIVPSASILHDRIAVEVFRGCSRGCRFCQAGMIYRPIRERSPEKVLETVKKLAEATGWEEVSLVSLASCDYSRIGDAIEMLRPYLDARDMKLSLPSLRMDNFALSLAAGLDVMKKSGLTLAPEAGSQRLRDVINKGVSEEDVETTLKAAFEHGWNRMKLYFMMGLPTETEEDLAGILRIAERAAKIGRSMKKRGQISVSVAGFVPKPHTPFQWEAQDGIETLREKGRWLKGRVRDKKISLRYHEPEQTFLEGVFARGDRRLGDVIERAWRLGARFDGWTETFDLSIWLRAFEECSVDPEWYNQRERSRDEGFPWDHIDVGVTREFLWRERCRSREGLLTPDCRGGTCSVCGWQGRGCSWSGGGADLAQN; the protein is encoded by the coding sequence ATGTTTTTTGACGAGTGGAACGATCGACGATGGGAAGCTATGGCCTCGGTCAAGCGTCCTTCGAGATACGCCGGAGGGGAGTGGGGAGACATCTCCCCCAAGGTAGACCCTTCCTACAGGATATGTCTGTGCTTTCCCGATGTCTACGAGGTGGGTATGAGCTATCTTGGGTATCAGCTTCTGTACTCCATGATAAAGGGACTTGATCGAATAGACGTGGAGAGAGCTTACTGTCCTTGGATAGATATGGAAAAAGAGATGAGATCCAGGAACATCCCCCTGGGATCTCTGGAATCCGATCGACCTCTGTCCGATTTCGACGCTTTAGGATTCACGTTGCAATACGAGCTCTCGTTTACGAATATACTGACCATGCTAGATCTGGGCGGAATCCCCCTTAAGGCATGTGATAGAGATGATGACGTCCCACTTGTTATAGCGGGAGGTCCGGGAGCACTGGCTCCCGGACCTATCTCCGAGTTTTTCGACCTTATCTGTCTTGGGGATGGAGAGGAAATGCTTCCCTCTCTGCTCGAGTCATTGGCCGAATCTTCCGGAATGTCACGGGACGAGAGAATTCGTATGGCCTCCGATATCCCGGGAGTTTACGCTCCTTCCTCTATCGATTGGACCTATGGAGAGTATGGCGCCGTTCCTCTTAGGGCGGAACGGCCTTTTTCGAGGGTGATCTCTTCCGACATGGAGTCGATATGTCCCGATTCGGCTATAGTTCCGTCCGCCAGTATCCTGCACGATCGGATCGCCGTCGAGGTCTTCCGTGGATGTTCCAGAGGATGTCGCTTCTGTCAGGCTGGGATGATATATCGCCCCATAAGGGAACGGTCGCCCGAAAAGGTATTGGAGACGGTAAAGAAACTTGCCGAGGCCACCGGATGGGAGGAGGTCAGTCTCGTCTCCCTGGCGAGTTGCGACTATTCCAGGATCGGCGATGCCATCGAAATGCTGAGGCCTTATCTGGATGCCAGGGACATGAAGCTCAGCTTGCCCAGTCTCAGGATGGACAACTTCGCTCTTTCTTTGGCCGCAGGACTCGACGTCATGAAGAAAAGCGGGTTGACCTTGGCACCAGAGGCGGGATCTCAGAGGCTTAGGGACGTGATAAACAAAGGGGTCTCCGAGGAAGACGTGGAGACTACTCTGAAAGCTGCCTTCGAGCACGGATGGAACAGGATGAAACTTTATTTCATGATGGGACTCCCGACAGAGACGGAGGAGGATCTTGCCGGGATTCTCAGGATAGCTGAGAGAGCTGCCAAGATCGGTCGTTCCATGAAGAAGAGGGGGCAGATCTCCGTTTCGGTGGCAGGTTTTGTGCCGAAACCTCACACTCCTTTCCAATGGGAGGCACAGGACGGTATCGAAACTCTCAGGGAGAAGGGACGGTGGCTCAAGGGACGTGTCAGGGATAAGAAGATATCCCTCAGGTACCATGAGCCTGAACAGACTTTTCTGGAAGGCGTTTTCGCAAGAGGCGACAGGAGATTGGGCGATGTCATAGAGCGGGCCTGGCGTCTAGGGGCCCGTTTCGACGGTTGGACGGAGACCTTCGATCTGTCCATATGGCTAAGGGCTTTCGAAGAATGTTCCGTCGACCCGGAATGGTACAACCAAAGGGAGAGATCTAGGGACGAGGGCTTCCCCTGGGATCATATTGATGTCGGAGTGACCAGAGAATTTCTCTGGAGGGAGAGATGCCGCTCCAGAGAGGGTCTTTTAACCCCCGACTGTCGTGGAGGGACCTGCTCTGTCTGTGGATGGCAGGGGCGAGGATGCAGCTGGTCCGGGGGAGGTGCCGATCTTGCCCAGAATTAG
- a CDS encoding Rne/Rng family ribonuclease, with the protein MADRDSEIRIIANTVDPEEMRVAIIEGDRLRELFIERMWERQKTGEIYKARVESVLPGMNASFVNLGDGRNAFLYLNDAKGYHLKPGMDVVVQVVKTARKNKGARVTTRLSLPGRFLVIVPGGQDVGVSKRIVEDKERLRLRDVARQLSKREDIGIIVRTAAEGQDPEILENDFDSLMQLWREVAHEADVQTAPCLLYRDPGLTGRVLRDEFSGDVFEIVTDNEEEKPKVEEWLRTYGGQVMPSVSLHRGNTPVFEFYDIEKEVAAALDQKVWLRSGAYIVIEQTEAMTVIDVNTGKFVGDTDLRHTVLQTNLEAADEIAWQLRLRAIGGIVIVDFIDMECEEDKTALVHRMEQLLADDRCRSKVFGVTHLGLVEITRKRARTDVRSILTRSCPFCGTTARVLKEDSVAVTLKRFIRKIVRSNKSEAMLLECNSHIAGYIAETYLSVWEEAFERAIALCAVPSMDWEKFRLDYQGSSEGLEKRVAQRQEEALVVYSTTSA; encoded by the coding sequence GTGGCCGATCGGGACAGCGAGATCAGGATAATAGCCAACACAGTCGATCCCGAAGAGATGAGAGTAGCGATAATAGAGGGCGACAGGCTCAGAGAGCTCTTCATAGAGCGGATGTGGGAGCGCCAGAAAACAGGTGAGATCTACAAAGCCAGGGTGGAAAGCGTCTTACCGGGTATGAACGCCTCCTTCGTCAACCTAGGGGACGGCAGAAACGCCTTTCTCTACCTCAACGATGCCAAGGGGTACCATTTAAAGCCTGGGATGGACGTGGTTGTTCAGGTCGTCAAGACTGCCAGAAAAAACAAAGGAGCCAGGGTTACGACCAGACTGTCTCTGCCGGGACGTTTTCTCGTGATAGTGCCCGGAGGTCAGGACGTCGGGGTCTCAAAGAGGATCGTGGAAGATAAGGAACGTCTCAGACTTAGAGATGTAGCCAGACAGCTCTCGAAAAGAGAGGATATTGGCATTATCGTCAGAACCGCCGCCGAAGGTCAGGATCCGGAAATTCTCGAAAACGATTTCGATAGCTTGATGCAACTTTGGCGCGAGGTCGCACACGAGGCCGATGTTCAGACAGCCCCATGTCTTCTCTATCGGGATCCGGGACTTACCGGCCGTGTCCTTCGAGACGAGTTCTCCGGAGACGTCTTCGAGATCGTTACCGACAACGAGGAAGAGAAACCCAAGGTGGAGGAATGGCTGAGGACATACGGGGGACAGGTTATGCCGTCGGTATCCCTTCATCGAGGCAACACCCCTGTCTTCGAGTTCTACGATATAGAGAAAGAGGTAGCGGCTGCGTTGGACCAGAAGGTATGGCTTCGTTCCGGTGCCTATATAGTGATCGAACAGACCGAGGCTATGACGGTAATAGACGTAAATACCGGTAAATTCGTAGGCGATACGGACCTGAGACACACTGTTTTACAGACCAACCTCGAGGCAGCAGACGAGATAGCCTGGCAGCTTCGCCTCAGAGCCATCGGTGGGATAGTCATAGTGGATTTCATAGACATGGAATGCGAGGAAGATAAAACAGCCCTGGTCCATAGGATGGAACAACTTTTGGCCGACGATCGATGTCGCTCCAAGGTCTTCGGAGTTACCCATCTTGGGTTGGTTGAGATCACCAGAAAGAGAGCCAGAACTGACGTGAGGTCCATACTAACGAGAAGTTGTCCTTTTTGTGGCACCACTGCCAGGGTCTTGAAGGAAGACAGCGTCGCCGTGACCTTGAAACGATTCATCCGAAAAATCGTCAGGTCCAACAAATCTGAGGCTATGCTGTTGGAGTGTAACTCCCATATCGCCGGCTATATAGCGGAGACCTATCTCTCCGTATGGGAGGAGGCTTTCGAACGTGCCATAGCTCTATGTGCCGTTCCTTCGATGGATTGGGAGAAATTCAGACTGGACTATCAGGGGAGCAGTGAAGGGCTTGAAAAGAGAGTCGCCCAGCGTCAGGAGGAGGCCCTAGTTGTATATAGCACGACTTCAGCTTAA
- the minC gene encoding septum site-determining protein MinC has protein sequence MLQEKANDDMVTLKGQGSLLRLLLSVDGPLEIVLSQARKALDKASSMIGDIGVVLEIGSRRLDGISIVRILEDLIWPMSLNVKYWKSEDKESLLLLRRSGFSLEDDTSSSENICTGEPLVVDRSLRSGQKVVHDGDVLILGSVNDGSEVLASGNICVFGKLQGLAHAGSQGDDRRFIAVDSFMARQVRIGCRVSNEMAQSEQHWWGRPVIISIERGAFLVTERK, from the coding sequence GTGCTTCAGGAAAAGGCGAATGACGATATGGTTACTTTGAAAGGACAGGGCAGTCTATTGAGGTTGTTGCTGTCCGTAGATGGTCCTTTGGAGATCGTGTTATCTCAGGCCAGAAAAGCCCTGGATAAGGCCTCTTCCATGATCGGCGATATAGGTGTCGTCCTGGAGATCGGTTCCAGACGTCTGGATGGGATATCGATCGTTCGGATTCTGGAGGACCTTATATGGCCGATGTCTTTAAACGTGAAATATTGGAAGAGCGAGGATAAAGAATCGCTCCTTCTCCTTCGGAGATCGGGTTTTTCCTTAGAGGACGATACTTCCTCCTCCGAAAATATCTGTACCGGTGAGCCTTTGGTGGTGGACCGTTCTCTAAGATCGGGTCAGAAGGTGGTTCACGACGGAGACGTTCTTATACTGGGAAGCGTTAACGATGGTTCCGAGGTTTTGGCTTCAGGGAATATCTGTGTTTTTGGAAAGCTTCAGGGCCTTGCCCATGCCGGTTCCCAAGGGGACGATAGGAGGTTTATAGCCGTCGATTCTTTTATGGCACGTCAGGTAAGAATAGGCTGTAGGGTCAGCAACGAGATGGCCCAATCGGAACAACACTGGTGGGGAAGGCCTGTTATAATTTCCATTGAAAGAGGAGCTTTTTTGGTTACCGAACGAAAATAG
- the mrdA gene encoding penicillin-binding protein 2 — MFDDKVLLNSRLRLIRIALMLSMLILFSGLLYYQVFRSDKYVKLATSNKLRVVRLPARRGRILDANGVLLANNVLTFDIVGYPLDLRKEGILSGFADLLARHGIPLSEKTLEKRIKKQYVVPYRSVVLLRNLTLPQVTDLVGDPEFPPQLFHLPVWRRTYPVGSLVCHVLGYVGEISERELKELGQDGETSRFVGGDVIGKGGVEHFYEDRLQGYPGHKVLEVDARGRFVRVLSGRKPVPGEDLSLTLDLGAQKFAADLLGERRGAVIAMDLKTGGVKVLYSSPTFDLNPLAWGVSSKEWKDLVSDPHRPMMNRAISGTYSPGSVYKPVVAYAALADGVVTEKTTFFCSGKFELGNQVFRCHRRWGHGNEDLVGALRDSCDVYFYEVGQRVGIDSLVRWGKVFGIGLKTGIDLPGESEGNIAGREWKERRFGDRWYKGDTVNYSIGQGFLLMTPIQILRQFGALATGKLLRPHLFSDAASAPVDLALSPKFLKVVQNGMAAVVKPKGTGWRAGIYGVSVAGKTGTVQNSGEDHAVFGGYAPAENPRYAAVAFVEEGLHGSTAAAPIVGQLLAYLVKNDKGGPGGASGKGE, encoded by the coding sequence ATGTTTGACGATAAGGTTTTGCTTAATTCCAGACTTCGTCTGATAAGGATAGCACTGATGCTCTCTATGTTGATCCTGTTCAGCGGGTTGCTGTATTATCAGGTTTTTCGATCTGACAAGTACGTCAAATTAGCGACGTCCAACAAATTAAGGGTGGTCAGGCTTCCCGCAAGGAGAGGCAGAATTCTTGATGCCAACGGAGTGCTCCTGGCTAACAACGTTCTGACGTTCGATATAGTGGGCTATCCGTTAGACCTTAGAAAAGAGGGGATACTGTCCGGTTTCGCTGATCTGTTGGCCCGACATGGAATCCCCCTTTCCGAGAAAACTCTGGAAAAGAGGATAAAGAAACAGTACGTTGTACCATATCGTTCCGTCGTTTTACTCCGTAACCTGACTTTACCGCAAGTAACGGATCTGGTTGGGGATCCCGAGTTCCCGCCGCAGCTTTTTCACCTTCCCGTCTGGAGAAGGACCTACCCGGTAGGGTCTCTCGTCTGTCATGTATTGGGCTACGTTGGGGAGATTTCGGAGCGGGAGCTCAAGGAATTGGGACAGGACGGCGAGACCTCTCGTTTTGTCGGTGGTGACGTAATAGGCAAGGGAGGAGTAGAGCACTTTTACGAGGATCGTCTACAGGGTTACCCGGGACACAAGGTCCTGGAGGTCGATGCGAGAGGGCGGTTTGTGAGGGTCCTGTCCGGCAGAAAGCCCGTTCCGGGAGAAGATCTGTCTTTGACCCTCGATCTGGGAGCGCAGAAGTTCGCTGCCGATCTCCTGGGGGAGAGGCGAGGTGCCGTCATAGCCATGGACTTGAAGACTGGGGGGGTAAAGGTGCTTTACTCTAGCCCTACATTTGACCTAAACCCTCTCGCCTGGGGCGTTTCCTCCAAGGAATGGAAAGATCTCGTTTCCGATCCCCATCGTCCCATGATGAACAGGGCGATCAGCGGAACCTACTCTCCCGGTTCGGTGTATAAACCGGTCGTAGCCTATGCAGCATTAGCCGACGGGGTCGTAACGGAGAAGACTACTTTCTTTTGCTCCGGAAAATTTGAGCTCGGGAATCAGGTGTTTCGCTGTCATAGACGTTGGGGCCACGGAAACGAGGATCTTGTCGGAGCTCTAAGGGATTCCTGCGACGTCTATTTTTACGAGGTTGGACAGAGAGTAGGGATAGATTCGTTGGTTCGCTGGGGCAAGGTCTTTGGTATAGGCTTAAAGACCGGAATCGATCTTCCCGGTGAATCCGAGGGGAATATCGCTGGCCGAGAGTGGAAGGAAAGACGTTTTGGAGATAGATGGTATAAAGGCGATACAGTAAACTATTCGATCGGTCAAGGGTTTCTTCTGATGACCCCTATACAGATATTGAGGCAGTTTGGAGCTCTTGCAACGGGGAAATTGCTGCGACCTCATTTATTCTCCGATGCGGCTTCAGCCCCTGTTGACCTCGCCCTCTCTCCTAAATTTCTCAAAGTGGTCCAAAATGGAATGGCCGCTGTGGTCAAACCTAAAGGAACGGGATGGCGTGCCGGTATCTACGGAGTTTCTGTAGCCGGAAAGACCGGCACAGTCCAAAATTCCGGAGAGGACCATGCGGTGTTCGGAGGATACGCTCCGGCGGAAAATCCACGCTATGCTGCCGTAGCTTTTGTAGAGGAAGGATTGCATGGCAGCACCGCCGCCGCTCCCATAGTTGGGCAGCTTCTGGCGTATTTGGTCAAAAACGACAAAGGAGGTCCCGGCGGTGCTTCAGGAAAAGGCGAATGA
- a CDS encoding TIGR03936 family radical SAM-associated protein encodes MPRIRILFSKRGPFCFIRHVELPQIFSRAAARAGLSIELTEGFSPHPKISLGPALPVGVVACAEPAEIWFDEWRDSYLERFDDALPDGLSAFAAEFIEGKSLNKLCDAGEYIVHFPCSETRETVLSLLREEKHPWEENLLDWEIVDRSIRMVMSSPSQKGPGNIVKKLVEMEIIQGWADIRLARLSVGTWNSESKKVVPLVESASGTLSVREG; translated from the coding sequence TTGCCCAGAATTAGAATCCTTTTCTCTAAAAGGGGTCCTTTTTGTTTCATACGTCACGTCGAGTTGCCCCAGATATTCTCCCGGGCTGCCGCCAGGGCGGGGTTGTCCATAGAGTTGACGGAGGGATTCTCCCCCCATCCCAAGATCTCCCTAGGTCCTGCTCTGCCTGTCGGTGTGGTCGCCTGTGCCGAGCCGGCGGAGATCTGGTTCGACGAGTGGCGGGATTCATATCTCGAAAGGTTCGACGACGCTCTTCCCGATGGCCTATCGGCGTTCGCAGCAGAGTTTATCGAGGGAAAGTCGCTCAATAAACTCTGCGATGCTGGAGAGTATATCGTGCATTTCCCCTGCAGCGAAACGAGAGAGACCGTTCTGTCTCTCTTGAGAGAGGAAAAACACCCCTGGGAGGAAAACCTTCTCGATTGGGAGATAGTCGATCGCTCCATCCGTATGGTTATGTCGTCTCCCTCGCAGAAAGGTCCGGGGAACATAGTCAAAAAACTGGTCGAGATGGAGATAATCCAGGGCTGGGCCGATATCAGATTGGCTCGTCTTTCCGTAGGTACATGGAACAGCGAATCTAAAAAGGTGGTTCCTCTGGTCGAGAGCGCCTCTGGGACTCTTTCCGTCAGAGAGGGGTGA
- the minD gene encoding septum site-determining protein MinD — MDARVIVVTSGKGGVGKTTTTANVSMALAKRGYKVVAVDADIGLRNLDVILGLENRIVYNLVDVIEGNCGLRQAMVKDKRVEGLYLLPAAQTRTKDAVSPDQMKNLCDELKKEFDFVLLDSPAGIEGGFQNAAIGAREALVVTTPDVSAVRDADRIIGMLESMGKMPIKLIVNRIRPQMVDRGEMLSVDDVLEILAVDLAGIVPEDESVVTSSNRGEPLTMGDESPAARAFANIAGRIVGEEIDLLDMKSSQKEGFLDGFKKLFLRK; from the coding sequence GTGGATGCACGGGTGATAGTTGTTACCTCGGGCAAGGGCGGAGTGGGAAAGACGACCACCACCGCCAACGTCTCAATGGCGCTTGCCAAGAGAGGCTATAAGGTCGTGGCCGTCGATGCGGATATAGGACTCAGAAATCTCGATGTTATCCTCGGACTAGAGAATAGAATAGTATACAATCTAGTGGATGTAATAGAGGGAAATTGTGGACTTAGGCAGGCGATGGTGAAGGACAAAAGGGTGGAGGGACTTTACCTTCTCCCTGCGGCTCAGACCAGGACCAAGGATGCAGTCTCTCCCGACCAGATGAAAAATCTCTGCGACGAGCTCAAAAAGGAATTCGATTTTGTCCTTCTGGACAGTCCCGCTGGTATCGAGGGGGGCTTCCAAAATGCAGCAATAGGAGCCAGAGAGGCGCTGGTAGTGACCACTCCCGATGTTTCCGCTGTAAGAGACGCCGACAGGATAATAGGAATGCTCGAGTCGATGGGAAAGATGCCCATAAAGCTGATAGTCAACAGAATAAGGCCTCAAATGGTAGATAGGGGAGAGATGTTGTCGGTCGACGACGTTCTGGAAATCCTTGCAGTCGACCTGGCTGGAATAGTTCCCGAGGACGAATCGGTCGTGACCTCCTCTAACAGAGGCGAACCTCTCACCATGGGGGACGAATCTCCTGCTGCCAGGGCTTTCGCGAACATAGCTGGAAGGATAGTGGGAGAGGAAATAGACCTGCTGGACATGAAGTCGTCTCAAAAGGAAGGTTTTTTGGATGGCTTTAAAAAGCTCTTTCTTCGCAAGTAG
- a CDS encoding rod shape-determining protein MreC has translation MTENRQGYVISGLCAVALGLVLTLGTGSPFTEKAMGLWTDCLVWLEQPASHLRGLYWTGRKWVLERRFLIDKLSKMEEENDALFLSLHLKDALDLRDSLLKSTENAMVDLRLPLSWWEEIRINQGGMDGISPGDPVLQKGFLIGRVNRVDGSKSWITLLASTEEMIPVVIRETRDVGVVVGDGMGGIWLCYIPLDSEIKAGMNLDTALISEIIPPGIPVGTVTDDIRENEQGYREYRISSGADLSRLYDVKVFRRGDMLP, from the coding sequence ATGACGGAGAATCGTCAGGGATACGTAATATCTGGACTATGCGCCGTGGCTCTAGGGTTGGTGTTGACTCTAGGGACCGGTAGTCCCTTTACTGAAAAGGCTATGGGACTATGGACCGATTGTCTTGTCTGGTTGGAGCAGCCCGCGTCCCATCTTAGGGGTCTCTACTGGACAGGACGTAAATGGGTCTTAGAGAGACGTTTTTTAATAGACAAACTGTCGAAAATGGAGGAGGAAAACGACGCCCTTTTCCTCTCTCTTCATCTCAAAGACGCTTTGGATTTGCGGGATTCTCTTTTGAAATCAACCGAGAATGCAATGGTGGACCTAAGATTGCCTCTGAGCTGGTGGGAGGAGATAAGGATAAACCAAGGCGGCATGGATGGTATCTCCCCTGGAGATCCGGTTTTACAAAAAGGTTTTTTAATAGGCCGGGTAAACCGTGTGGACGGAAGCAAATCGTGGATTACCCTTTTGGCCTCCACGGAAGAGATGATACCGGTGGTGATAAGGGAGACTAGAGATGTCGGCGTGGTAGTCGGAGACGGCATGGGAGGAATATGGCTTTGCTATATACCGTTGGATTCCGAGATCAAAGCGGGAATGAACCTGGACACAGCATTGATCAGCGAGATAATCCCTCCGGGGATCCCCGTCGGAACTGTGACGGACGATATAAGGGAAAACGAACAGGGATATCGTGAATATCGGATTTCCTCCGGGGCCGACCTATCCAGGCTTTACGACGTGAAGGTCTTTCGTAGAGGGGACATGTTGCCATGA
- the minE gene encoding cell division topological specificity factor MinE — MSFLDKIFSKKKSQSVAKERLQLVLINDRSDISPEVLERLREDLISVISSYMEIDTEHIEMDFDREGKKVALVANIPVTNIRRGQRGKKDV; from the coding sequence ATGAGTTTTCTGGATAAGATATTCAGCAAGAAAAAATCTCAGTCCGTCGCCAAGGAGAGGCTTCAGCTTGTATTGATCAACGATAGATCTGACATATCCCCTGAGGTATTGGAAAGGCTCCGCGAGGATTTGATCTCCGTAATATCCAGCTATATGGAGATAGATACGGAACACATAGAGATGGACTTCGATCGAGAGGGTAAGAAAGTAGCCTTGGTGGCGAACATCCCTGTGACCAATATCAGGAGGGGCCAGCGAGGCAAGAAGGATGTCTGA